CGGGTTGTACGGGTCCGGGTTCACCCACGAGATGAGCGCCCTGATAATGATGACCCACATATAGATGTTCAGCGCGACATCAAGCACCTTGGCAATTCCCAGAACAACATTTCCAAATACAAACATTGCGCCTCCTGTTTTTCCTCCCAACTCCCAACTCCGAACTTCCAACTCCCAACTGCCCTACTTCCCCAACTCCCTGCTCCTTGCCGTCGCCGCCTCGACCGCGTTCATGAGCGTGGCGCGGAGCTTTCCCTTTTCAAGGGCATGAAGACCTTCGATGGTCGTCCCGCCGGGGGACGTGACCATGTCCCTGAGCTTGCCGGGATGTTCCTTTGTCTCGAGCACCATCTTGGCCGCGCCGTACACGGTCTGGGCCGACAGCTCGAGCGCGAGCTGACGGGGCAGGCCCGCCTTCACCCCGGCGTCGGACAATGCGTCAATGATCATGAACACATACGCCGGACCGCTGCCCGAGAGCCCGGTCACGGCATCCATGAGTTTTTCCTCCACGATCACCGCCCTGCCAACCGAGTTAAAGATGCTCTGTGCCAGGGCAAGATCGCCGCTCGTCGCGTTCTTCCCGCCCGCAAGCGCCGCCGCGCCCGCAAGAACAAGCGCCGGCGTGTTCGGCATCACGCGTACCACGTGGGAACTCTCCTTCAATGCCTTTTCTATCTTGGCGATCACGATGCCCGCGGCGATGGAGATAACGAGCTTTTTATCATCAACAACAGCGACGATCTCCGCGAGGACCCGTTCGACCACCTGCGGCTTCACACAGAGGATGAGGATATCCGCCTCTCGCGCGGCCTCAACATTACCCTTCTGCGCAACGCCATAGGTCATATGAAGATGCGCAAGCCTGTCTGCCGAAACATCAGTGACCAGGATCCGGTCCGGTTTCGTCGTTCCCGCCGCGATCAAGCCCTTGATGAGCGCCTCGGCCATGTTCCCCCCGCCGATGAACGCGATCTTTTTATCTATCAACATGAGATCCTCCAGTAGCTTTCGCCGCCTTTCACTCCACTCTCCGAACTCCGCACTCCGAACTTTTAACCCCTCTCCCCGAATATCGCCGTCCCCACCCGGACCAGGGTAGCCCCCTCTTCAATGGCAACCGCGAAATCCCCGCTCATCCCCATCGAGAGCTCCCGCATGAATACGCCGGGAATATTCTCCCGTACAATGCTTTCGGCCAGCTCCCGCAGAACAGAGAAATAAGGCCTTGAGTCTTCAGGATTCTCCGAGAACGGTGGAATGGTCATCAGGCCTTGAATGGTGATGTTGCCATGTTTCGCGATCTCCCTCACGAGAGCGGGGGCGTTCTTTACTGCCATGCCGGCCTTGCTCGCCTCTCCCGCGATATTCACTTCGACCAGAACGTTCTGCACCTTCCCGAGCTTCGCGGCCTGTTTATCGATCTCCGCCGCGAGTTCCCGGTTGTCCACTGAATGGATCAGGTCAAAAAGCCTCACCGCGTGTCTGGCCTTGTTTACCTGCAGGTGGCCGATCAAATGCCAGCTCGCGACACTGCCGAGTGTTTCGATCTTCTCCTTCGCTTCCTGCACACGGTTCTCGCCGAGGATTGCCGCTCCCGCGTCAACAGCCTCTTTGATCCGCTCATGATCAATGGTTTTCGTCACCACCACGAGCCTGACGGCCGCCGGATCGCGACCCGCGCGCTTCGCAGCGGATGCGATCCTGTCCTTCACCGTCTTGATGTTGTCCGCTATCGACATATTACCTGCAAACCCATTTAACCACGGATGAACACGGATTGACACCGATTTAGAAATTCAAATAAGTTCATATATGGTTTGTTCACATCTGCGATAATCTGCGCAATCTGCGGATAGTAAATCTTTTACGGTTTTATCATGATCACCGACAGCATCCTGCCGGTCCTGCCCTCGGCGCGGAATGAATAGAACAGGTCGCGCCTGCATGACGTGCAGAGTCCGAGCGCATGCACATTCTGTTCAGCCAGTCCGATCTGCAGCAGCTCCAGTTTGTTTGCCTTTACCAGGTCAAGACTCCAGCGGTCATTCCCGCGCGGAGTGGAGACCTCGGTCCAGAACGAGAATGCCTCCCTGACCCGCTCCATCACGATTTCGTCCACCTCGTAGCATTCTGGCCCGATGGCCGGTCCGATCGCCGCGATCAATTGCGCGGGTTCTGATCCGAATTCTTCGTGCATTCGGTGAACGGCCTTCTGGACGATCTTTTTTACGGTGCTCTTCCAGCCGGCATGCACGGCGGCCACGGCGGGCTTCATTGGATCGAACAGCAGGACCGGCACGCAGTCAGCGGTCTCGACGCCGATGGCGATCCCCGGCACATCGGTTATCAGGGCATCGGCACGAACAATGCGGACATCCCGGACGTTCAAGTCGTCCACCGTGACGATATTTTCACCGTGCACCTGTTCCACGGTCACCACCCGGTCAATACAGATCCCGAAAGCGCTTGCCACCGTTTTCCAGTCATCCGGATGCCTGGTGCCGTTGTTCCTTGCGCCCAGCCCGCCCTGCCTCGTGGTAAAGGCATGGATCATCCCGGTTGCCTTGTCGAGTGCTGGGATCGAAAAAAATTCATCACCCCCGGCCTTACCGGAATCAGCGCATTTTTTTTGATGTGGTTTAACGGTATTCATCTATGATAGTCATCATGCAGGGTTCAGGGTTCATGGCTTTCCAACTTTGAACGGCTCGACCGAGTTCGCCGAAGTCCGTGAACAGGGAACCTTGAACCTGAGCAGTTACCTGCATACACCGCAGGTCTTGCACGAGCCGACCTTGCACGGCGGCGTGAATTTCTCCACCAGCGCCCGCTGCTGCTCGTTGATAAGATATTCTTTTCTCACACCGATG
The DNA window shown above is from Nitrospirota bacterium and carries:
- the proC gene encoding pyrroline-5-carboxylate reductase, producing MLIDKKIAFIGGGNMAEALIKGLIAAGTTKPDRILVTDVSADRLAHLHMTYGVAQKGNVEAAREADILILCVKPQVVERVLAEIVAVVDDKKLVISIAAGIVIAKIEKALKESSHVVRVMPNTPALVLAGAAALAGGKNATSGDLALAQSIFNSVGRAVIVEEKLMDAVTGLSGSGPAYVFMIIDALSDAGVKAGLPRQLALELSAQTVYGAAKMVLETKEHPGKLRDMVTSPGGTTIEGLHALEKGKLRATLMNAVEAATARSRELGK
- a CDS encoding YggS family pyridoxal phosphate-dependent enzyme → MSIADNIKTVKDRIASAAKRAGRDPAAVRLVVVTKTIDHERIKEAVDAGAAILGENRVQEAKEKIETLGSVASWHLIGHLQVNKARHAVRLFDLIHSVDNRELAAEIDKQAAKLGKVQNVLVEVNIAGEASKAGMAVKNAPALVREIAKHGNITIQGLMTIPPFSENPEDSRPYFSVLRELAESIVRENIPGVFMRELSMGMSGDFAVAIEEGATLVRVGTAIFGERG
- the pgeF gene encoding peptidoglycan editing factor PgeF, with translation MNTVKPHQKKCADSGKAGGDEFFSIPALDKATGMIHAFTTRQGGLGARNNGTRHPDDWKTVASAFGICIDRVVTVEQVHGENIVTVDDLNVRDVRIVRADALITDVPGIAIGVETADCVPVLLFDPMKPAVAAVHAGWKSTVKKIVQKAVHRMHEEFGSEPAQLIAAIGPAIGPECYEVDEIVMERVREAFSFWTEVSTPRGNDRWSLDLVKANKLELLQIGLAEQNVHALGLCTSCRRDLFYSFRAEGRTGRMLSVIMIKP